Proteins from one Telopea speciosissima isolate NSW1024214 ecotype Mountain lineage chromosome 1, Tspe_v1, whole genome shotgun sequence genomic window:
- the LOC122670374 gene encoding actin-depolymerizing factor 10, translated as MSNSASGMAVNDECKLKFLELKAKRNYRFIVFKIEEKIQQVMVEKLGEPDESYEDFSASLPADECRYAVYDFDFTTDENCQKSKIFFIAWSPDTSRVRSKMLYASSKDRFKRELDGIQVELQATDPSEMSMDIIKGRAL; from the exons ATG TCGAATTCAGCATCTGGAATGGCGGTGAATGATGAGTGTAAGCTGAAGTTCTTGGAATTAAAAGCAAAGAGGAACTATCGTTTTATTGTCTTCAAGATTGAGGAGAAAATCCAACAGGTGATGGTGGAGAAGCTTGGCGAGCCAGACGAGAGCTATGAGGATTTCTCCGCCAGCTTGCCTGCTGATGAGTGCCGCTACGCCGTctatgattttgatttcactACCGATGAGAACTGCCAGAAAAGCAAGATTTTCTTCATTGCATG GTCTCCTGATACGTCGAGGGTAAGGAGTAAGATGCTCTATGCTAGCTCCAAGGATAGATTCAAGAGAGAATTGGATGGCATTCAAGTGGAGTTGCAGGCTACAGATCCGAGTGAGATGAGCATGGACATCATAAAAGGGCGAGCCCTCTAA
- the LOC122670235 gene encoding probable LRR receptor-like serine/threonine-protein kinase At1g63430 isoform X2 produces the protein MLKNLKVLDLGMNRLTGPIPPEIGNLTSVMKINLQSNGLSGSVPPELGNLRNLVELLLDRNRLQGTVPGGNNSSSVSNMQEIYASHGNATGFCRASQLRNADFSYNFFVGRIPQCLNYIPRTSFQGNCFQDKESKQRPSMQCGASPVASPAKSHPPAYPKHRQAENGHKHHEASKPAWLLALEIVTGTVAGLLLLIAAFTAAKKCNAQSSDIIPWKKKENRNEYKDHQIIYMDPEMLKDVVRFSRQELEVACEDFSNIIGSSPDSLVYKGTMKGGPEIAVISLCVKQEYWTGYLELYFQREVADLARLNHENTGKLLGYCRETNPFSRMLVFEYASNGTLYEHLHYGEGCQLSWSRRMKIILGIARGLRYLHTELEPPFTISELSSKAVYLTEDFFPKLVDFESWKTVLARSEKNSGSISNGDTLCGFQDSLSERHLDVQGNLFAFGVLLLEIISGRPPYCKDRGCLVDWAKEYVDMPEIMSYLVDPELRHFRYDDLKVVCEVVSLCIQSDSAKRPSMKELCPMLESRIDISVSADLKECPLAWAELALSS, from the exons ATGTTGAAAAACCTAAAGGTCTTGGATCTGGGAATGAATCGACTCACTGGGCCCATTCCCCCTGAGATTGGAAATTTGACCAGTGTAATGAAAAT AAACCTTCAATCTAATGGATTATCCGGCAGTGTGCCTCCTGAGCTTGGCAATTTGAGAAACCTTGTGGAACTGCTCTTGGATAGGAACAGGCTTCAAGGAACTGTTCCTGGTGGCAACAACTCAAGTTCTGTGTCTAACATGCAAGAGAT CTATGCATCACATGGAAATGCAACTGGCTTCTGCCGTGCATCTCAGTTAAGGAATGCAGATTTCTCATACAACTTTTTCGTTGGAAGAATACCCCAGTGCCTGAATTATATCCCCAG GACAAGTTTCCAAGGTAACTGCTTCCAAGATAAAGAATCCAAACAGCGTCCTTCTATGCAATGTGGTG CTTCTCCAGTAGCTTCACCTGCAAAAAGCCATCCTCCTGCCTACCCGAAGCACCGACAGGCTGAAAATGGCCATAAACATCATGAGGCTTCAAAACCTGCATGGCTGCTGGCTCTAGAAATTGTAACAGGGACAGTTGCGGGCCTCCTCTTGCTTATCGCTGCTTTTACTGCTGCTAAAAAATGCAATGCACAATCTTCTGATATAATTccatggaagaaaaaagaaaacaggaaTGAGTACAAGGACCATCAGATTATATACATGG ATCCTGAAATGCTGAAGGACGTAGTAAGGTTTAGTAGACAGGAGCTTGAAGTAGCCTGTGAGGATTTCAGCAACATTATCGGCTCCTCCCCAGACAGTTTAGTGTACAAAGGCACCATGAAGGGTGGGCCAGAGATTGCTGTGATATCACTTTGCGTAAAGCAGGAGTACTGGACGGGCTATCTTGAGCTTTACTTTCAAAGAGAG GTGGCAGATTTGGCAAGATTAAATCATGAGAACACAGGAAAATTACTGGGTTATTGCAGGGAGACCAACCCATTTTCAAGGATGCTGGTCTTTGAATATGCATCAAATGGGACACTTTATGAGCATCTTCACT ATGGGGAAGGATGTCAATTATCTTGGAGCCGACGCATGAAAATTATTTTAGGCATTGCCCGTGGTCTAAGATATCTTCATACGGAACTTGAGCCTCCATTCACGATATCTGAACTAAGTTCAAAGGCTGTATATCTTACAGAGGATTTTTTCCCCAAG CTTGTTGATTTTGAAAGCTGGAAAACAGTTCTGGCAAGATCAGAAAAGAACTCAGGTTCCATTAGTAATGGAGACACATTATGTGGTTTTCAAGATTCTCTAAGTGAACGCCATTTGGATGTCCAAGGGAATTTATTTGCTTTCGGAGTACTCTTACTAGAAATAATCAGTGGGAGACCTCCATACTGCAAAGACAGAGGGTGCTTGGTAGATTGG GCCAAGGAGTATGTAGATATGCCAGAAATAATGTCTTATCTAGTCGATCCAGAGTTGAGACATTTCAGATATGATGACCTAAAGGTAGTATGCGAGGTGGTGAGCCTTTGCATTCAGTCTGATTCTGCTAAGCGACCATCCATGAAAGAGCTATGCCCCATGTTAGAAAGTAGAATCGACATTTCAGTATCTGCTGATCTTAAagagtgtcctttggcatgggCTGAGCTTGCTTTATCTTCATAG
- the LOC122670235 gene encoding probable LRR receptor-like serine/threonine-protein kinase At1g63430 isoform X1, whose translation MGSFGSFQLLLIIWGFLFASCDSFMNNEVRALTAFKEAIYEDPSSVLSNWNTLDADPCNWSGISCSLGRDHVMKLNLSSCYLRGFLAPELGSLFSLQELTLHKNSLLGTIPKEIGMLKNLKVLDLGMNRLTGPIPPEIGNLTSVMKINLQSNGLSGSVPPELGNLRNLVELLLDRNRLQGTVPGGNNSSSVSNMQEIYASHGNATGFCRASQLRNADFSYNFFVGRIPQCLNYIPRTSFQGNCFQDKESKQRPSMQCGASPVASPAKSHPPAYPKHRQAENGHKHHEASKPAWLLALEIVTGTVAGLLLLIAAFTAAKKCNAQSSDIIPWKKKENRNEYKDHQIIYMDPEMLKDVVRFSRQELEVACEDFSNIIGSSPDSLVYKGTMKGGPEIAVISLCVKQEYWTGYLELYFQREVADLARLNHENTGKLLGYCRETNPFSRMLVFEYASNGTLYEHLHYGEGCQLSWSRRMKIILGIARGLRYLHTELEPPFTISELSSKAVYLTEDFFPKLVDFESWKTVLARSEKNSGSISNGDTLCGFQDSLSERHLDVQGNLFAFGVLLLEIISGRPPYCKDRGCLVDWAKEYVDMPEIMSYLVDPELRHFRYDDLKVVCEVVSLCIQSDSAKRPSMKELCPMLESRIDISVSADLKECPLAWAELALSS comes from the exons ATGGGATCATTCGGCTCGTTTCAGCTTCTCTTGAttatttggggttttctttttgCCTCCTGTGATTCTTTTATGAACAATGAAG TTCGGGCTCTTACAGCCTTCAAGGAAGCTATTTATGAGGACCCTTCATCTGTTTTGTCAAATTGGAATACGCTCGATGCAGATCCTTGCAACTGGTCTGGCATTTCCTGTTCACTGGGTCGAGATCATGTTATGAAGCT AAACCTTTCTTCTTGTTATCTAAGGGGATTTCTTGCACCAGAATTGGGGTCCCTCTTCTCCCTGCAAGAATT AACCCTGCACAAAAATAGTCTCCTTGGGACGATTCCAAAAGAAATTGGCATGTTGAAAAACCTAAAGGTCTTGGATCTGGGAATGAATCGACTCACTGGGCCCATTCCCCCTGAGATTGGAAATTTGACCAGTGTAATGAAAAT AAACCTTCAATCTAATGGATTATCCGGCAGTGTGCCTCCTGAGCTTGGCAATTTGAGAAACCTTGTGGAACTGCTCTTGGATAGGAACAGGCTTCAAGGAACTGTTCCTGGTGGCAACAACTCAAGTTCTGTGTCTAACATGCAAGAGAT CTATGCATCACATGGAAATGCAACTGGCTTCTGCCGTGCATCTCAGTTAAGGAATGCAGATTTCTCATACAACTTTTTCGTTGGAAGAATACCCCAGTGCCTGAATTATATCCCCAG GACAAGTTTCCAAGGTAACTGCTTCCAAGATAAAGAATCCAAACAGCGTCCTTCTATGCAATGTGGTG CTTCTCCAGTAGCTTCACCTGCAAAAAGCCATCCTCCTGCCTACCCGAAGCACCGACAGGCTGAAAATGGCCATAAACATCATGAGGCTTCAAAACCTGCATGGCTGCTGGCTCTAGAAATTGTAACAGGGACAGTTGCGGGCCTCCTCTTGCTTATCGCTGCTTTTACTGCTGCTAAAAAATGCAATGCACAATCTTCTGATATAATTccatggaagaaaaaagaaaacaggaaTGAGTACAAGGACCATCAGATTATATACATGG ATCCTGAAATGCTGAAGGACGTAGTAAGGTTTAGTAGACAGGAGCTTGAAGTAGCCTGTGAGGATTTCAGCAACATTATCGGCTCCTCCCCAGACAGTTTAGTGTACAAAGGCACCATGAAGGGTGGGCCAGAGATTGCTGTGATATCACTTTGCGTAAAGCAGGAGTACTGGACGGGCTATCTTGAGCTTTACTTTCAAAGAGAG GTGGCAGATTTGGCAAGATTAAATCATGAGAACACAGGAAAATTACTGGGTTATTGCAGGGAGACCAACCCATTTTCAAGGATGCTGGTCTTTGAATATGCATCAAATGGGACACTTTATGAGCATCTTCACT ATGGGGAAGGATGTCAATTATCTTGGAGCCGACGCATGAAAATTATTTTAGGCATTGCCCGTGGTCTAAGATATCTTCATACGGAACTTGAGCCTCCATTCACGATATCTGAACTAAGTTCAAAGGCTGTATATCTTACAGAGGATTTTTTCCCCAAG CTTGTTGATTTTGAAAGCTGGAAAACAGTTCTGGCAAGATCAGAAAAGAACTCAGGTTCCATTAGTAATGGAGACACATTATGTGGTTTTCAAGATTCTCTAAGTGAACGCCATTTGGATGTCCAAGGGAATTTATTTGCTTTCGGAGTACTCTTACTAGAAATAATCAGTGGGAGACCTCCATACTGCAAAGACAGAGGGTGCTTGGTAGATTGG GCCAAGGAGTATGTAGATATGCCAGAAATAATGTCTTATCTAGTCGATCCAGAGTTGAGACATTTCAGATATGATGACCTAAAGGTAGTATGCGAGGTGGTGAGCCTTTGCATTCAGTCTGATTCTGCTAAGCGACCATCCATGAAAGAGCTATGCCCCATGTTAGAAAGTAGAATCGACATTTCAGTATCTGCTGATCTTAAagagtgtcctttggcatgggCTGAGCTTGCTTTATCTTCATAG